Proteins encoded together in one Penicillium digitatum chromosome 1, complete sequence window:
- a CDS encoding Histidine phosphatase superfamily, clade-1 yields MAPIIHCVRHAQGLHNVCTANHVIQDPVLTDLGHEQCQKLRENFPRHAHIDLVTASPLRRTLYTALESFAPVLKSRPDLKIIALPDVQEISDVPCDTGSEPSVLKEEFKTGVDLDLVQDGWNSKLSGRYAPINNAIKERARAARRWLKARPEKEIVMVTHGGFLHYFTEDWEDSSQFQGTGWSNTEYRTFSFSEETHTDDLEGYPLDGDNASLEETFDSRLRRGKTGPMPSREEQKTLYKKGTQGWDDQGLQMSTADREAAKVTGGEEVNGVRL; encoded by the exons ATGGCCCCAATCATTCATTGCGTCCGCCACGCCCAA GGCCTGCACAATGTTTGCACCGCCAACCATGTCATCCAAGACCCCGTCCTCACTGACCTTGGCCACGAGCAATGCCAAAAGCTCCGCGAGAATTTCCCTCGCCATGCCCACATTGACCTGGTAACCGCTTCGCCCCTCCGTCGTACCCTCTACACTGCGCTCGAGAGCTTTGCGCCTGTCTTGAAGTCAAGGCCAGACTTGAAGATTATTGCCCTACCGGATGTTCAGGAGATATCGGATGTTCCATGTGATACTGGCAGCGAACCTTCCGTTTTGAAGGAGGAATTCAAGACGGGAGTTGACTTGGATCTTGTGCAAGATGGGTGGAATAGTAAG CTATCCGGTCGTTACGCCCCAATCAACAACGCCATCAAGGAACGCGCTCGTGCAGCCCGTCGCTGGTTGAAAGCCCGCCCAGAGAAGGAAATAGTCATGGTCACGCACGGTGGCTTCCTGCACTATTTCACTGAAGACTGGGAGGACAGCAGCCAGTTCCAGG GTACCGGCTGGTCCAATACCGAGTACCGTACATTCTCTTTCAGCGAGGAAACACACACAGACGATCTGGAGGGATACCCGCTAGACGGTGACAATGCCTCACTTGAGGAGACATTTGACTCGCGGCTGCGCCGGGGCAAGACTGGACCTATGCCCAGCCGGGAGGAACAGAAGACACTGTATAAGAAGGGAACCCAGGGCTGGGATGACCAGGGATTGCAGATGAGCACTGCTGATCGGGAGGCGGCTAAGGTCACTGGAGGTGAGGAAGTCAATGGGGTCCGGTTATAA
- a CDS encoding Zinc finger, U1-type, with product MSSINQDAASLQYTCNTCLVAFQRSDAQRDHMRKDWHLYNMKRRIASLPPVTLETFNEKVLAAKATSNEAAAKASYEKTCHTCNKAFYSENSYQNHIKSSKHKQRAASLRKDGDAASVQSSAFSLGEPVTKSDNDVSKVTEGLKTATIDEEEDEDMESDIKKDGFLATRCLFCKIESADIHTNVDHMRIDHGMFIPEQKYLADLDGLVNYLYRKITENFECLYCHAIKNDAQAIQTHMRDKSHCMIAFESEEEQVEIGQYYDFRSTYSEDEDESTAESGGVKVNGDGEDQGAYEADYELHLPSGRSVGHRSLAKYYKQNLLKYPTAAERAARQLAIANGEIEEEPPRGRPSHHRALITRANGGMGMIGVTAEQKEAALTAERRERTRALRQENRYVARVQRANNHQKHFRDPLLQ from the exons ATGTCGTCGATCAACCAAGACGCAGCCTCGCTGCAATACACTTGCAACACCTGTCTCGTTGCCTTCCAACGCAGCGATGCGCAGAGGGATCACATGCGCAAAGATTGGCA TTTATATAACATGAAGCGTCGCATCGCTTCTCTACCACCCGTCACTCTCGAAACTTTCAACGAAAAAGTTCTTGCCGCCAAAGCTACATCCAACGAGGCCGCCGCAAAGGCTTCATATGAGAAGACTTGCCATACTTGCAACAAGGCATTCTACAGCGAAAACTCGTATCAAAACCACATCAAAAGCTCAAAACACAAGCAACGTGCGGCCAGCCTACGTAAGGATGGCGATGCTGCCTCCGTCCAGAGTTCCGCTTTCTCTCTCGGCGAACCCGTGACCAAGTCCGACAATGACGTCAGCAAAGTCACCGAGGGCCTCAAGACTGCCACcattgatgaagaagaagacgaggatATGGAATCTGATATCAAAAAAGACGGATTTTTGGCGACTCGCTGTCTCTTCTGCAAAATCGAATCAGCCGATATCCACACCAACGTGGACCACATGCGCATCGACCACGGCATGTTCATCCCCGAGCAAAAATATTTGGCGGATCTCGATGGCCTCGTGAACTATCTCTACCGGAAAATCACCGAGAACTTCGAATGCCTTTACTGTCATGCCATCAAAAACGACGCACAAGCCATCCAGACCCACATGCGCGACAAGAGTCACTGCATGATTGCCTTCGAAtccgaagaagagcaagtTGAAATTGGCCAATATTACGACTTCCGGAGCACCTActccgaagatgaagacgagtCCACTGCCGAGAGCGGTGGCGTCAAAGTGAACGGAGATGGAGAGGACCAAG GCGCCTACGAGGCAGACTATGAGCTCCACCTTCCATCTGGAAGGAGTGTCGGTCATCGCTCGCTTGCCAAATATTACAAGCAAAACCTTCTCAAATACCCCACAGCCGCCGAACGAGCTGCCCGCCAGCTTGCCATTGCCAATGGAGAAATCGAGGAGGAACCGCCCCGCGGCCGCCCCAGCCATCACCGTGCCCTTATCACTCGTGCCAACGGCGGCATGGGTATGATTGGTGTCACAGCAGAACAGAAGGAAGCTGCCCTTACTGCTGAGCGCCGCGAGAGAACTCGGGCCCTCCGTCAAGAGAACCGTTACGTTGCCCGTGTCCAAAGAGCCAACAATCACCAGAAGCACTTCCGC GATCCCCTTCTGCAATGA
- a CDS encoding Gliding motility-associated protein GldE, with translation MPGINSFVFFVLLVAMAAYWHTDLFQLVGSVVVIFTVSVAGTCFFSGPRLWLFRLIQSVAVLVCEPTEKNYHAETTEAEKKLRALVGVLEQQLLGTEAQVRDSEIAREIEKKRHEKEVRYLDSRLTNVSRGIKESLLAKDRVIVECRQWRRKFEDLEYLQQQAQENPVHGMKGRPRWDPAKNYGVGKGGRGRPAKKFTAIAQVAIVNAAWESKLVKFESEARGYVARTDDQIRSLHDAATALSNENACLQQQIQVTPDISHELVQQQVRDAVMSTMLYAEQQHAERVELLKQTYENEILAAKAEYERKMVAAIKAKEAAFVQQRKVAEKVATATAQASLGDELATKETQLDELRASNGQIASDLLVKDEEIKKLYNELGEETAKLIRLGQENDDYNQTGKRLRDENENLKSEKKTLAEKNQTLAEKNQTLAEKNQTLAEKNQTLAGDNETLAQENQTLAEENQALSNQNQTLAEEYEDLEEDVEGLDAACRDLAGDAERCVPASRLPIYAILQLAHSVVLLPALPRSFSPFQGPVPPRFFLVVFIYHPPTPLPSICPIPICPVYPFHLPAIDVHYITACPFLLIALSQFPLTTAAPILSPVFLSSRDTEPLKEPSDPSLWLYLGFSAALVLSGGAFAGLTIALMGQDEVYLQVIKTSGEGHERKNAASVLNLLNHGKHWVLVTLLLSNVITNETLPIVLDRTLGGGWPAVLGSTALIVIFGEIVPQSICVRYGLPIGAWMAPCVLVLMYIMSPVAWPIAKLLDRLLGEDHGTIYKKAGLKTLVTLHKTLGEAGEQLNSDEVTIISAVLDLKEKSVGSIMTPMDDVFTMSADTVLDERTMDHILSQGYSRIPIHAPENPMNFVGMLLVKMLITYDPEDCKRVRDFALATLPETRPETSCLDIVNFFQEGKSHMVLVSEYPSEDRGALGVVTLEDVIEELIGEEIIDESDVFIDVHKAIRRMTPAPKSRVAKGRIVEEPPLNTSVVADGDLIDENSTQPSSLPKPSDLIRRRSSVEAPLPRFQLRKANADIHPDSASEVVTQVGTTDEIREHLKHLGPSNLASRPRQTRYHAVKIKRNSTSPSRSGQTDFESGHSTSDSQKLIPSSTGYQGGIGAGLLNTTGTDAKDGAYALKIGYGTMASQDSVSKGTGAQQYKDLPQVSIPEAVREEHEDQPCSGSTRKASSGALRDDSENQPRSGSTRKASSDEGSIKSSGAPGLIYHHRGPARSGSITEQVVDVNGIRKVVLHANCTSSSDGEIHPSGHHRHPDDHLINVSVLDTDDTKSETPDSGRAKSKKKRRRKKHGKISKSDGGPSENQPLLR, from the exons ATGCCTGGTATCAATTCGTTCGTGTTTTTCGTGCTTCTTGTGGCCATGGCCGCATATTGGCACACTGACCTCTTCCAACTCGTTGGAAGCGTCGTTGTTATTTTCACCGTCTCGGTGGCGGGAACTTGCTTTTTCAGCGG TCCCCGTCTCTGGTTGTTTCGTTTAATCCAATCAGTAGCCGTGTTGGTCTGCGAGCCAACAGAGAAAAACTACCACGCCGAAACCACTGAGGCTGAAAAGAAGCTGAGAGCCTTGGTGGGGGTTTTGGAGCAGCAGCTCCTTGGCACGGAGGCACAAGTTCGTGATTCCGAGATAGCCCGGGAGATCGAAAAGAAACGTCATGAAAAGGAGGTCCGCTACCTGGATTCTCGACTGACGAATGTCTCCCGGGGCATCAAGGAATCCCTGCTTGCGAAGGATCGGGTCATCGTCGAGTGTCGCCAGTGGCGGCGCAAGTTCGAGGACCTGGAATACCTCCAGCAGCAGGCCCAGGAAAATCCCGTTCACGGGATGAAGGGACGTCCTCGTTGGGACCCTGCCAAAAATTACGGAGTTGGGAAGGGAGGACGTGGTCGGCCGGCAAAAAAATTCACTGCCATTGCGCAGGTGGCGATCGTCAATGCGGCGTGGGAGTCGAAGCTGGTCAAGTTCGAGAGCGAGGCTCGAGGCTATGTGGCCCGCACGGACGACCAGATTCGGTCTCTTCACGACGCCGCCACCGCGCTCAGCAATGAGAACGCATGCCTCCAGCAGCAAATTCAGGTGACTCCCGACATCTCCCACGAGCTGGTCCAGCAGCAAGTGAGGGATGCGGTGATGAGCACAATGCTTTACGCTGAACAGCAACACGCGGAGCGTGTTGAGCTGCTAAAACAGACATACGAAAATGAGATACTGGCAGCCAAGGCCGAATACGAGAGGAAAATGGTGGCGGCAATCAAGGCAAAGGAGGCCGCATTCGTTCAGCAGCGTAAGGTAGCCGAGAAAGTGGCTACGGCTACTGCCCAAGCGTCTTTAGGGGACGAATTGGCTACCAAGGAAACGCAGCTGGACGAGCTGCGAGCCTCCAATGGTCAGATTGCCAGTGACCTACTGGTCAAGGATGAGGAGATAAAAAAGCTCTACAATGAGCTAGGGGAGGAAACGGCCAAGCTCATCAGGCTTGGGCAGGAGAACGACGATTACAATCAGACCGGCAAGAGACTGCGAGATGAGAATGAGAACTTGAAATCCGAGAAGAAGACTCTTGCGGAGAAAAATCAAACTCTTGCGGAGAAAAACCAAACTCTTGCGGAGAAGAACCAAACTCTTGCGGAGAAAAACCAAACTCTTGCAGGGGACAATGAAACTCTTGCACAGGAAAATCAAACTCTGGCGGAGGAAAATCAAGCTCTTTCGAACCAAAATCAAACTCTTGCTGAGGAATATGAGGACCTTGAAGAGGATGTGGAAGGACTGGATGCTGCATGTCGCGATCTTGCAGGAGACGCTGAGAGGTG CGTCCCGGCCTCCCGACTTCCAATCTACGCCATCCTGCAGCTTGCTCACTCTGTCGTCCTCCTTCCAGCACTTCCTAGGTCATTCTCACCATTCCAAGGTCCTGTTCCCCCTCGTTTCTTCCTTGTTGTCTTCATCTACCACCCTCCTACTCCTCTTCCTTCCATCTGCCCTATCCCTATCTGCCCAGTTTACCCATTCCATCTCCCCGCGATAGACGTCCATTACATCACAGCATGCCCC TTTCTTCTCATTGCCCTATCGCAATTTCCTTTGACCACTGCTGCGCCAATTCTCTCGCCTGTTTTTCTATCATCCCGCGACACAGAACCCCTCAAGGAACCGAGCGATCCGAGTTTATGGCTTTATTTGGGATTTTCGGCTGCTCTTGTGTTGAGTGGTGGAGCATTTGCGGGCCTTACAATTGCCTTAATGGGACAG GATGAAGTTTATCTCCAGGTCATTAAGACATCAGGTGAAGGGCACGAAAGGAAAAATGCCGCCAGTGTTCTCAATCTCTTGAACCACGGAAAACACTGGGTTCTTGTCACGCTCCTCCTCAGCAATGTGATCACAAACGAAACCTTACCCATTGTTCTTGACCGAACCCTCGGTGGTGGTTGGCCGGCGGTTCTAGGAAGTACTGCTCTGATTGTCATCTTTGGTGAAATTGTTCCACAGTCCATTTGCGTTCGTTACGGTCTTCCCATCGGTGCCTGGATGGCACCTTGCGTCTTGGTCTTGATGTATATCATGTCTCCAGTCGCTTGGCCAATCGCAAAATTGCTAGACAGGCTTCTTGGAGAGGACCATGGTACCATCTACAAAAAGGCCGGATTGAAAACACTCGTCACTCTCCACAAAACCTTGGGTGAAGCCGGAGAGCAATTGAACTCCGATGAAGTGACCATTATCAGTGCAGTTCTCGACCTCAAAGAGAAGTCAGTAGGCAGCATCATGACGCCAATGGACGATGTCTTCACAATGTCTGCCGATACTGTCTTGGACGAACGCACGATGGACCATATTCTTTCCCAAGGATATTCCCGCATTCCCATCCACGCCCCTGAGAATCCGATGAATTTTGTTGGCATGCTCCTTGTCAAGATGCTTATTACATACGACCCAGAAGATTGCAAACGGGTCCGTGATTTTGCCTTGGCCACACTTCCTGAAACGCGCCCTGAAACCAGCTGTTTGGATATTGTGAATTTCTTCCAAGAGGGCAAGTCACACATGGTTCTTGTCTCTGAATATCCCAGTGAGGATCGTGGCGCTCTTGGAGTCGTCACCCTGGAAGATGTCATTGAAGAACTGATTGGAGAAGAAATCATTGACGAATCTGACGTCTTTATTGATGTCCACAAAGCCATCCGACGAATGACACCTGCACCTAAGTCTCGTGTCGCTAAAGGCAGGATCGTCGAGGAGCCTCCTTTGAACACCTCTGTTGTCGCCGATGGCGACTTGATTGACGAAAATTCCACGCAACCTTCATCTCTCCCTAAGCCTTCCGACTTGATTCGACGCCGCAGTTCTGTGGAAGCACCCCTTCCACGCTTTCAACTTCGTAAAGCCAATGCCGATATCCATCCAGATTCAGCAAGTGAAGTAGTCACACAAGTTGGCACCACAGATGAGATTCGAGAACACTTGAAACATCTTGGTCCCTCCAACCTGGCCAGCAGGCCACGCCAAACCCGTTACCATGCCGTTAAAATAAAGCGCAACAGCACCTCTCCATCCCGTTCCGGACAAACCGACTTTGAGTCCGGACATAGCACCTCCGACTCCCAAAAGCTTATCCCTTCTTCTACCGGATACCAAGGTGGCATAGGCGCAGGCTTGCTCAACACCACTGGAACAGACGCCAAAGATGGTGCGTATGCTCTCAAAATTGGCTACGGCACCATGGCTTCACAGGACAGCGTGAGCAAAGGCACTGGTGCTCAGCAATACAAAGACCTTCCTCAAGTCTCCATTCCAGAGGCTGTCCGTGAGGAGCACGAAGACCAACCGTGTTCTGGGTCGACGCGGAAGGCTAGTAGTGGTGCTTTACGTGACGACTCCGAAAACCAACCGCGTTCTGGGTCGACGCGGAAGGCTAGTAGTGACGAAGGCAGTATCAAATCATCAGGTGCACCAGGCTTGATTTACCACCACCGCGGACCGGCGCGCAGTGGTAGCATCACAGAACAGGTCGTGGATGTCAATGGTATTCGCAAAGTTGTCCTTCATGCAAATTGCACGAGCTCTTCAGATGGTGAAATCCATCCATCAGGCCATCATCGCCATCCTGACGACCACCTTATCAACGTTTCAGTCCTTGATACCGACGACACAAAATCGGAAACCCCCGACAGTGGCCgggcaaaatcaaaaaagaagcgCCGCCGAAAGAAGCATGGCAAAATTTCGAAGTCTGATGGCGGTCCCTCGGAGAACCAGCCTTTACTTCGATAG
- a CDS encoding HECT: MTRLRGGSIEDLDIAQPPGHRRTHSYRSKLPPNASDALIQNTIEVSDPSRVLPRYRDDRRRKFNGLVRRYKAQLLHGCDDPGCRTSTCASHRRRLSEGPYRRYTELSARTLACYLASLDDPETGLCLNVPKPPPQLTAEDYHRISLRRTRTLEAQTAAASRSLKPDRYDEDHPARDASSSSQDRSAVSEITDGDSSPQIRTGGSYIRNLDHTAEQQLKDPKSFTQNLFDTISLRMVEWLPLRRAPDTLEPSSKSPAPGATNHSSIDEKHHYHTDKVSGRDIKTTGSSMVSTRPDSQPRTPSSRTSASQPPAVELKFQNQHVKRLSVSEVDHWRQSPRSSLDDKRRPEFNKKLPVASSDEFVSLPSPPALKHRPQKHRGRIGEVDSVPPKEHRKSKRRVSWDSQKLLDEVSPINSTRSTEPMPPARPLPPSVAQSPSERKPTQPPIETHTDTLPLAQTVTHLTPEIIDGLSQIMVESAEDAYCWEEELDRMQCTGSFEQPDWRFATLRQREAFPFVAQSAFFVFSNPSQILRSFSSESTDTIGTTFKRLDVASLRLSLQRLFRICPWDIALHSLWSSLDKLFVPPRGFTSSGRPSRRSSRSSTMTGPAVLPVVPRRVSESTSEEYLSDPDAAYIATIALFTLVSFLPTIDLGTWKLVIRMRAAGSVASLSDMRRLPSKNAQQAIEVTDRFEHELGLRLINRLVRALTARLAYHEISKARQVYSLDVPQQRRLSVLDRVIDYLSEYHTYHTAGSDEPADSISPASLIVEWLRTLFLREWDGNPEMARSSPAGGAIQILASMYKERTRLGLLPEDFHTPLLTERLDPLDMPVGWVGGHPNNRTMHLLSYSFLFPPSSLVIYFRALNYSAMTKSYEAAMTTTRHVTQTAFGAIQISDDPRLLTRMKTSMSTYLVLVIRRDNILSDALSQLWRREKRELMRPLKVQMGMDEGEEGLDHGGVQQEFFRLLMGQAFDPSYGMFTVDTPHRMSWFQPCSLEPLYKFELIGLLMSIAIYNGLTLPVNLPTAFYRKMLGLKVKHLDHIRDGWPELSQGLDTLVAWKDGDVGDVFTRTYEFSFETFGSIETVDMQKVDRDAAWPLTSQVRITAPAPIAGSSAWMDVPAYCNPEVLRSPTLAAVKGASNFTSCEPASDTAVKLVSEFTPLQSSVLPAEEAALVTNTNRHQYVKDYIFWLTDKSIRPQFEAFQRGFNTCLDRSALSIFSPEALKTVVEGIQSIDVEELENHARYEGGFGPDHRVIRDFWDIIQEYPNEKRAQLLEFVTASDRVPVNGISSLMFVIQKNGVGDLRLPTSLTCFGRLLLPEYSSREALATKLDKALENAQGFGVA, encoded by the exons ATGACAAGGCTCCGCGGAGGTTCCATCGAAGACCTCGACATTGCGCAACCCCCCGGTCACAGGCGAACTCACAGCTATCGGTCAAAGCTCCCACCAAACGCATCGGATGCGCTCATACAGAACACTATCGAGGTGTCTGATCCCTCAAGAGTGTTACCACGGTATCGCGATGATCGAAGGAGAAAATTCAACGGCTTAGTGCGCAG GTACAAAGCTCAATTGCTTCACGGCTGCGATGATCCCGGATGTCGAACCTCTACATGTGCTAGTCATCGTCGAAGACTCAGTGAAGGACCATATCGTCGATACACGGAGCTCAGTGCGAGGACCCTGGCATGCTATCTCGCTAGCCTAGACGACCCGGAGACAGGTTTATGTTTGAACGTGCCTAAGCCTCCGCCGCAGTTGACAGCAGAAGATTACCATCGGATTTCCCTGCGCCGAACCCGCACACTTGAAGCACAGACGGCGGCGGCTAGCAGGTCGTTAAAACCGGATCGCTACGATGAAGATCACCCGGCCCGTGACGCGTCCAGTTCTTCACAAGATAGATCGGCTGTGTCAGAAATTACAGATGGGGATTCTTCGCCACAAATCCGTACCGGCGGTAGCTATATTCGAAATCTTGACCATACGGCGGAGCAACAACTAAAAGACCCCAAATCTTTTACACAGAACCTCTTCGATACAATCTCGCTCCGCATGGTCGAATGGCTTCCCCTTCGCCGTGCTCCTGACACATTGGAGCCATCTTCAAAATCACCTGCACCGGGAGCCACAAACCATTCATCCATTGATGAGAAGCACCACTACCATACCGACAAAGTTTCGGGCAGAGATATCAAAACTACGGGCAGTTCCATGGTTTCAACCCGGCCTGACTCTCAACCTCGTACCCCTTCATCGCGAACATCGGCATCTCAACCCCCCGCGGTCGAGCTCAAGTTTCAGAACCAGCATGTCAAACGACTATCAGTCTCCGAGGTTGATCATTGGCGCCAGAGTCCGCGTTCAAGCCTTGACGACAAAAGGAGACCAGAATTCAACAAGAAGCTCCCGGTGGCTTCTTCTGATGAATTTGTTAGCTTACCCTCCCCACCAGCATTAAAGCACCGTCCGCAAAAGCACCGCGGAAGAATTGGAGAAGTCGATTCGGTTCCCCCGAAGGAACAccgcaaaagcaaaagaCGTGTCTCCTGGGATAGCCAGAAGCTGCTAGACGAGGTATCTCCTATCAATAGCACGAGAAGCACGGAGCCCATGCCTCCTGCTCGCCCTCTCCCCCCTTCTGTTGCCCAATCTCCCAGCGAGCGCAAGCCAACGCAACCCCCCATCGAAACTCACACAGACACACTTCCGCTGGCTCAGACAGTCACTCATCTTACCCCTGAAATCATCGATGGCCTGTCACAGATCATGGTTGAATCTGCGGAAGATGCTTATTGCTGGGAGGAAGAACTTGATCGTATGCAGTGCACCGGCAGCTTTGAGCAGCCGGATTGGCGTTTTGCAACTCTTCGTCAGCGTGAAGCATTTCCGTTCGTTGCTCAAAGTGCATTCTTTGTGTTCAGCAACCCCAGTCAAATTTTGCGCTCCTTTAGTAGCGAGTCAACGGATACGATCGGGACTACTTTCAAACGCCTCGATGTTGCCAGTCTGCGCTTATCACTGCAACGCCTGTTTAGGATTTGCCCCTGGGATATTGCACTACACAGCCTGTGGAGCTCTCTGGACAAGCTATTTGTTCCCCCGCGGGGATTTACCTCATCTGGACGGCCGTCCCGCCGATCCTCTCGCAGTTCGACAATGACAGGACCTGCAGTCCTTCCGGTCGTTCCCCGGCGAGTGTCGGAATCTACAAGTGAAGAATATTTGTCGGATCCTGATGCCGCCTACATTGCCACGATTGCCTTGTTCACTTTGGTCAGCTTTTTGCCTACCATTGACTTGGGAACTTGGAAATTGGTGATTCGGATGCGTGCCGCTGGGTCTGTAGCTTCACTGTCGGACATGCGTAGGCTACCTTCGAAGAATGCTCAGCAAGCAATCGAGGTGACGGACAGATTCGAGCACGAATTAGGTCTCCGCCTTATTAATCGCCTCGTGCGGGCTCTTACTGCACGACTGGCATACCATGAAATCTCCAAAGCCCGCCAAGTGTACAGCTTAGACGTACCACAACAACGAAGACTCAGTGTGCTGGACCGCGTGATTGACTATCTGAGTGAATACCACACCTATCATACTGCTGGCAGCGATGAGCCTGCTGATTCCATCAGCCCAGCTTCACTCATTGTTGAGTGGCTTAGAACTCTTTTCTTGCGCGAATGGGATGGCAACCCCGAGATGGCTCGTAGCAGCCCAGCCGGCGGTGCCATTCAGATCTTAGCCTCGATGTACAAGGAACGAACCAGGTTAGGTCTTTTACCCGAAGACTTCCACACTCCTCTTCTCACGGAGCGGCTGGACCCATTGGATATGCCCGTGGGGTGGGTTGGAGGTCACCCAAACAACCGAACCATGCATCTGCTGTCATATTCTTTCCTTTTCCCTCCGTCTTCTCTCGTGATCTACTTTCGTGCTTTGAACTATTCTGCTATGACCAAGTCCTATGAGGCTGCTATGACCACCACGAGACATGTCACTCAGACTGCCTTCGGTGCTATTCAAATTTCCGATGATCCTCGACTCCTCACCCGCATGAAAACCTCCATGTCCACTTACCTTGTTCTTGTTATCCGCCGAGACAACATTCTTTCCGATGCCTTGAGCCAATTATGGCGGCGGGAAAAGCGAGAACTGATGCGACCTTTGAAGGTGCAGATGGGTATGgatgaaggagaagaaggactTGACCATGGTGGTGTTCAACAAGAGTTCTTCCGTTTGCTAATGGGTCAAGCTTTTGACCCGTCCTATGGCATGTTCACAGTTGATACTCCACACCGGATGTCTTGGTTCCAACCGTGCTCACTGGAACCTCTCTACAAGTTCGAACTTATCGGTCTTTTGATGTCTATTGCAATTTACAACGGCCTGACCCTTCCTGTGAATCTTCCTACTGCTTTCTACCGCAAAATGCTGGGCCTGAAGGTAAAGCATCTGGACCACATTCGGGATGGATGGCCGGAGCTTAGCCAAGGGCTCGACACATTAGTGGCATGGAAAGATGGTGATGTCGGCGATGTTTTCACACGAACCTACGAGTTCAGTTTCGAAACCTTTGGAAGTATAGAGACGGTCGATATGCAAAAGGTTGATCGTGATGCGGCGTGGCCTCTCACCAGCCAAGTCAGAATCACTGCGCCGGCTCCTATCGCGGGCTCCAGCGCCTGGATGGATGTACCTGCTTATTGTAACCCTGAGGTATTGAGATCACCAACCCTCGCTGCAGTCAAGGGGGCTAGCAATTTCACATCCTGCGAGCCTGCCTCAGACACGGCCGTCAAGTTAGTGTCTGAGTTCACACCACTTCAATCCTCTGTACTTCCGGCTGAAGAAGCCGCTCTTGTGACCAATACAAACCGACACCAGTATGTCAAGGATTACATCTTCTGGCTCACAGACAAGTCTATTCGACCCCAGTTTGAAGCCTTCCAGAGGGGGTTCAACACGTGCCTAGACCGATCAGCTCTATCCATATTCTCCCCGGAAGCGCTGAAAACCGTGGTAGAAGGAATTCAATCAATTGACGTAGAAGAGCTCGAGAACCATGCCCGGTATGAGGGCGGATTTGGCCCTGATCATCGTGTCATTCGTGATTTCTGGGATATTATCCAAGAATACCCCAATGAGAAGAGGGCCCAGTTACTCGAATTCGTTACTGCTAGTGACCGAGTACCCGTCAACGGGATCTCAAGCCTAATGTTTGTGATTCAGAAAAATGGCGTTGGAGATTTG CGTCTTCCTACTAGCTTGACGTGCTTCGGACGTTTGCTTTTGCCAGAGTACTCGTCAAGGGAGGCTTTGGCGACAAAGCTTGACAAGGCTCTCGAAAACGCCCAAGGATTCGGCGTTGCATAA
- a CDS encoding Glycosyltransferase, DXD sugar-binding region, which translates to MMGRFHYLLGLLLLFICSFLWIASSLAKQPPSIVLTHGSCVCSDENVTVSDAGIKPSNLPKLPVKDVISISEPKIPSYLPITISHGHHAQSSIPFKLWQKAGSKKINDDRQRDIHSWLEVNPRLRHEILTDDSADEYVREHFADYPDILDHYISLPLPILKADLLRLLILYVDGGIWSDLDVTCHRPISTWIPEHYQNKTNVVVGLEFDGSQFASWTIMAKPKTSHMVAVIKYVVDKLKATAAQHHVTTAGLNMTMINDVVDLTGPQAMTVAMLQNLQREMGAPVGRANITGVKEPILFQDVLVLPNAAFAARQGGYPTDRGPYLVEHHYAGSWKNINGGETKS; encoded by the coding sequence ATGATGGGACGGTTTCACTATCTACTTGGTTTGCTACTATTATTCATCTGTTCATTTCTCTGGATCGCATCTAGTCTGGCAAAACAACCACCAAGCATTGTTCTTACTCATGGCTCGTGCGTCTGCAGCGACGAAAATGTGACAGTCTCGGATGCCGGTATCAAACCCTCAAATCTACCGAAACTTCCCGTTAAAGATGTGATATCAATATCAGAACCCAAAATACCAAGCTACCTCCCAATCACAATTTCCCATGGTCATCACGCACAGTCATCAATCCCATTCAAGCTCTGGCAAAAGGCCGGTTCAAAGAAAATCAACGATGACCGCCAGAGAGACATCCACAGTTGGCTAGAAGTGAACCCACGTCTACGACATGAGATTCTCACAGACGATAGCGCAGACGAGTACGTTCGAGAGCATTTTGCCGACTACCCAGACATCCTGGACCACTATATCTCGCTTCCACTCCCGATCCTAAAAGCGGATCTCCTTCGTCTGTTGATCTTATACGTCGACGGAGGAATTTGGAGCGATCTCGATGTAACATGTCACCGACCAATTTCTACCTGGATTCCGGAACATTACCAGAACAAAACAAATGTTGTTGTCGGTTTGGAATTCGACGGGTCCCAGTTCGCAAGTTGGACCATCATGGCAAAGCCTAAGACAAGCCATATGGTAGCAGTCATCAAATATGTCGTCGATAAATTGAAGGCGACTGCTGCGCAGCACCATGTTACCACTGCTGGACTTAACATGACGATGATCAACGATGTAGTGGACCTCACGGGCCCACAGGCGATGACTGTTGCTATGTTGCAGAACCTGCAAAGAGAAATGGGCGCTCCTGTCGGCCGAGCGAATATAACTGGTGTCAAAGAACCCATCCTATTTCAGGACGTGCTCGTGCTGCCCAATGCAGCCTTTGCCGCTAGACAGGGTGGCTACCCGACGGACAGAGGGCCTTATCTTGTTGAACATCATTACGCTGGCTCTTGGAAGAATATTAATGGCGGTGAGACAAAATCGTGA